One region of Timaviella obliquedivisa GSE-PSE-MK23-08B genomic DNA includes:
- a CDS encoding transposase: protein NKDYEHLPQTSETLIYLAMIRIMVRRLA from the coding sequence AACAAAGATTATGAACACCTTCCGCAGACCTCAGAGACTCTGATCTATCTGGCGATGATCCGGATTATGGTGAGGCGATTGGCGTAA